The genomic stretch TGAACTCAGTATTCCAGAAGAAAAATTAAGGATTTTTGGTTCGCGCATAGGGCTTGCTGAAAAAGTCTCAGCTATGCCAGGTTCAAGGCGGCCGAGTGAAGATGTATGCTTATACTTCGAATGAGGCCAACGCAGAAGATGGTATGGCTGAGGCTAGCATAAAAAAATCCCGATTTTGATATTTTGTGGTGAAATGAATAGAGATATCTTGTCTTCAGAAAGCTTGAAACTGCTCTCATGAAAAATAAGCCAATCAGTCAAAAGAATAACTTTTAATCTATTACTGCCGTTTTTCAGCATGCCCTAAATAAGCCTTCTCATGCAGGTCAGCCCTATTTACCACTGACCTATACCACTTCATTCTCAGGATTTGCTTATCCTCCTCCGTGAGATAGAAATCCGGGTGATTGTAATTATTGGATTTTTTGACAAGTTCGTATAACGAGATGGATGCTGCCACGGAAATATTAAAGCTCTCCGTAAACCCCAGCATGGGGATATGCACTAACCCATCCACGTTTTCTTTTACTTCCTGGCTTATCCCCTCATGTTCATTCCCAAAAACCAACGCCAGCTTTTGATCCGGTTCTAAATCACAGATTGAAACAGAACCTGGTAAAGGACTAGTTCCATATATCTTATATCCATTTTTCCTTAAGCTGGAAAAGCAATCCTGAACCGCGGAGCCCCCCGGGGTGTAATACTTATGCAGATCCACCCACTGGGAAGCTCCACGGGTCACGTACGGATTGATCTTGTACCTATTCACCTTCTCGATGACATGCACATCCTGTATACCAAAGCAATCACAGGTACGCAACACAGCACTGGCATTATGTGGTTTGAAAATATCCTCCAGAACTACCGTCAGGAAACGGGTTCTATGTGCCAGAACCTTTTCCATCACTGCTTTCTTATGGTCAGTAATGTACTGGCCCAGATAATCCAGCCAACCCTGATCAATAATCTCTAAGTTACTTTTCTCCCCCATTCCTTTCGTATGAAGCTGGTTAAAATAGTCCCAACTGATCCTCCTCGTCTTTATTAACTGACAAATCAATGGTAGAACCAATTTCCAAGTCATCATCAGATTCTTTTTCATCACCTTCAGCATCCTGATCTTTGGATGGTTCTGATTTCTTAGACTCTATTAGACTAAGGTCTTTTACCTGATAGGTGCTCAGTTTATTGCCCAGTGCTTTCCATCCCTTAATATCAATCAACATATCCAGGTCATACTCCATCACTTCTTCCTCTTTGCCTTTGACAAGGGTGACCCGAGCCTGAGGTTGCTTCTCTGTAGAAATCAGCTTCAAATAGGATTGCTTGTGGTCTGAAATAAAGTTAAAATTCTTATTTAGAGTTGTTGTCTCTATCTGGAATCTTTTTATATAATAGGTTTTACTAGCCCCATCAAAGTAAATGGCTGACAGTACTTTATCAGGATTGAATTTTTCGATCAGCAACACATTATCCACGTCGTATCGGTTGGTCAATTCGAACGTGGTCAATTCATAATCCCCGCTTTTGTAGCAGACCAGCACCCGATCGTCCCCGAGGAAATTCCCTATCAATTTGCCCCGCTCATCTGTATTCAATCTGCCTACTATGGAGTCATAGTATATATCCAATCCACCCAAGGTAGAAACCCCTTCCATTTTCAACTGGATTTTGCGTATAGGGTGGCGGGTCAGGATATTACCTCCTGCTCCCCTGCCCTTGATCTCTATGGTAGCAAAATCAAAATCAAAAACCTTCACCCGTGCTTTTGCCCCTTGCGTCAGGTACACCGTAATAATCTCAGCTTCCCCATTTGGATTAGCGGTAAGATAGAGTGCCTTACTTCCTTTGCTGCCTTTGGTGAGCAGGTATTCCTTGTCCCTAGTCACTGCCAACACCTGGAATCGCTTCACCATTGCACGTCCGGTGGCTCCATCCAGATAGATCAGGTTATAGACCATTCGTTCGTCCCCTTTCCGGAAGACGGCCACATGGAGAATATCCTTGCCCATAAAATTCTTCTCCTGGATCTTGGAAACCATGCAGACACCATCCCTACGGATCACGATGATATCATCCAGATCAGAGCAGTCGCAGACAAACTCATCCTTCTTAAGGCTGTATCCCACAAAACCATCCGCACGGTTTACATACAATTTGGCATTGGTAGCAGCTACCGCATTCGCCTGGATGGCATCGAAAGTTCTTATTTCAGTCTTACGCTCCCGCCCTTTTCCATACTTAGTCAGGAGGTTTTGATAGTAAGCAATGGCATAATCGGTAAGGTGTCTCAAGTGGTGATTTACCTCCTTCAGTTCATCCTGAAGGCGTTTCATCAGTTCATCTGCCTTGAAGGTATCGAACTTTGAGATACGCTTGATTTTAATCTCTGTCAGACGAACCAAATCATCTGTAGTGATCTCCCGGTAGAAATCAGGTTTGTAAGGATCCAGTCCTTCATCTATCGCCTTCAGTACATCATCCCAGGTAGTACATTCCTCTATATCGCGGTAGATCCTATTTTCTATGAATATCTTTTCCAGGGAGGAGAAAAGCAGCTTCTCCATCAATTCCCCTTTGCGGATTTCCAGTTCACGCTTCAAAAGCGCCCTGGTCTGCTTGGTATTGTACTCCAGGATCTCGTTTACGGTAAGGAAAATCGGAGTATCCTTGATGATCACACAGGCATTTGGAGAAATGGATACTTCACAGTCCGTGAAAGCATACAAAGCATCTATGGTCACGTCAGGGGATACACCCGGAGCGAGTTGGATGGCGATTTCTACATCTTTGGCAGTGTTATCCACCACCTTTTTGATTTTAATCTTCCCCTTGTCATTGGCTTTGAGGATGGAATCGATCAAAGAATCAGTGGTGGTTCCATAAGGTATATCCTTAATCAACAGAGTTTTACTATCCTCCTCTTCAATCCTTGCTCTAACTTTGACTTTGCCACCACGAAGGCCTTCGTTGTATTCGGAGAAATCCGCCAATCCGCCTGTGATAAAATCAGGAAGTACGTTGGTTTTGTTTCCTTTGAGGATCTCTATAGATGCGAGGATCAATTCGCAGAAATTATGGGGAAGTATCTTGGTGGAGAGACCTACGGCAATACCTTCTACGCCCTGCGCGAGCAAAAGGGGGAATTTGACAGGCAGCGTGACCGGCTCTCTTTTTCGCCCGTCATAGGAAAGCTGCCACTCGGTAGTCTGCGCATTGAAGAGTACTTCCAGTGCAAACTTGGAGAGTCTGGCTTCAATGTATCTGGCCGCTGCTGCCCTATCTCCGGTGCGCACATCTCCCCAGTTGCCCTGCGTTTCTATCAGCAGATCCTTTTGGCCGAGATTGACTATGGCATCACCTATGGAGGCATCACCGTGCGGGTGAAACTGCATGGACTGGCCGATGATATTGGCTACTTTGTTGAAGCGGCCATCGTCCATTTCCTTCATTGCATGCAGAATACGACGCTGCACGGGTTTCAAACCATCTTCTACCGCCGGAACTGCACGCTCGAGAATTACATAAGAAGCATAATCAAGAAACCACTCCTTGTACATTCCTGTCACCGGGACAGAAGTGTGCAGGGATTCGTCGTCGTTCTCAGGTAAATTGTTTTCTTCACTCATAGTATAATCCAGTATTTATAGCATTGGAAGGTCAATAAGACCAACCCAACCGAAATCATATTTCCAATCAGGAAATAATCATTTGAAATTATTTGCATCTTTTATGCAAAAATCAAGCGGCCTCATCCTCCTCCTCGACCGCTTCTTCTTTCTTGGGGTCTTCGAGAGCCAAATCCTTCTCGATTTTCAGGTTTTTGATAATGAAATTTTGCCGGTTAGGCGTGTTTTTTCCCATATAGAACGTCAGCAGGTCCCCTATTTTGGTTTCCTTATTCAATATGATCGGCTCCAACCGGATATCTTCCCCGATAAACCCTCCGAATTCCTCTGGGGAGATCTCACCCAATCCTTTGAATCGGGTGATTTCCGGCTTGTTTCCAAGCTTATGAATAGCCCGCTGCCGCTCTTCGTCGGTATAGCAATAGATTGTTTCTTTCTTGTTTCTCACCCGGAACAAAGGTGTTTCCAGAATAAACAAATGGCCGTTCTTGACCAGATCCGGGAAAAACTGTAAGAAGTAGGTCATGATCAGCAACCGGATGTGCATACCATCCACATCGGCATCTGTGGCGATCACGATCTTTCTATAACGAAGATTCTCTATGCCATCCTCTATGTTCAGTGCATGCTGAAGCAAGTTAAACTCCTCATTCTCATACACCACTTTCTTGGTCATCCCGAAACAGTTCAGGGGCTTTCCTCGAAGGGAAAACACAGCCTGGGTCTGCACGTCACGGGACTTGGTGATGGATCCTGAGGCAGAGTCACCCTCCGTGAGAAAGAGCATGGTATTCGCCTTCACATCCTCTTTGGCTTTGGGATCATCATAGTGGACGCGGCAGTCCCTAAGTTTTTTGTTATGGAGGTTGGCTTTTTTGGCCCGCTCATTGGCAAGTTTCTTAATGCCGGAAATCTCCTTTCGTTCCCGCTCGGACTGTAGGATACGCTTCAGAAGTGCATCTGCCACTGCGGGGTTTTTATGCAGGTAATTGTCCAACTCCGTCTTCAGGAAGTCATTGATAAAAGTCCGGACAGTGGGTCCGTCAGGTCCTACGGATTGGGAGCCAAGCTTTGTTTTAGTCTGGGATTCAAAGACAGGTTCCTGCACCCGGATAGAAACAGCGGCTACCACACTTTGACGGATATCCGAGGCATCGTAATCCTTCTTGAAAAATTCCCGCACAGTCCTTACTACCGCCTCACGGAAAGCCGCCAGGTGGGTTCCTCCCTGAGTGGTGTATTGACCGTTGACAAAGGAGTAGTATTCTTCCCCGTACTGGTTGGAATGGGTAATTGCTACCTCTATATCATTTCCTTTCAGGTGGATGATGGGATAGCGCTGGGTTTCCTCGTCGATCTTATTGGATAAGAGATCGTAAAGCCCTCTGTCAGAGAAGTACTTTTTGCCGTTATAATTGATGGTCAGCCCTGCATTCAGGTAGGCATAGTTCCAGATCTGGTTTTCCAGGTATTCCGGGATGAAATGGTAATTTTTGAAAATGCCTCCATCAGGAGAGAAGACCACTTTGGTACCGTTACGGTCAGAAGATTTGCTGACCGGGGGATCACTGACCAGAATACCCTTTTCGAATTCCGCTACTTTGGTTTCACCGTTCCGGTAAGCCTGGACTTTGAAAAAATCCGACAAGGCGTTTACGGCCTTGGTACCGACCCCATTCAGTCCAACGGATTTTTGAAAGGCGCCTGAATCGTATTTACCCCCCGTATTGATTTTGGACACACAGTCTATCACTTTTCCCAAAGGAATACCGCGCCCATAGTCTCTAACTTCTACTTTATGCTCAGAGATTTTGACATCTATGGTTCTGCCATAGCCCATCATGTGTTCATCGATGGAATTGTCCAGTACTTCTTTTACCAGTACATAGATCCCATCATCCTGCGCGCTTCCATCTCCCAATTTACCGATGTACATCCCCGGTCTCAGCCGGATATGTTCCCTCCAATCAAGGGATTTGATACTGTCCTCTGTATATTTTACTTCTCCAGCCATAATCTAATTGATGCTAATTATACTCAAGACTTGTTTTTTACCTGTTTGAATTTGCCTGCCAGTATAGCAAATAATCCGATTACCCAAACCACAAAAAGCGCGGGAAAAAGGTAAAAGAAAAAGGTGTATTGGCTTGCGGCTATTTCTTCCTGATTGTTTATCGCGTGTGTGTAAAACACCAGCATCGCCAAACTCATATTCAGCATTCCTCCGAACGAATAGAACCATGCCAGGTAATAATCCCTGTAGGTATCTCCTTTAGGGAAAATCCGTGTAAGTCCCTTGTGGTTGCCCGTTTCCAGAAGTTTGGGAGGAAGCAGTAGGATCACGTTCATAACGATAAAGAGTGCTATCATCCCATAAAACAAGGAGCTTTTACTCAATCTATCCCTGGAAAGGCCATTTTCATCGAAACTATAACCCACCTGCTCCGGCATGGCGGAGTAGAAGTAGAGCAGCAAGAAAATGAAGAAGGCAACACTGAGAAAATAGAAGGCTTTTCCGAATCGGTAATACATAATTGAGGGGAATTGAATGCGCTAATATAAAGGATTTGAACAAACTGAATCCGACTTATCACTGATCCTTTTATCTTTATCTTTGACAACTAGCTTCGCTAAAACGCCCAAAATAATGAACCTCAGCCCAGTAGTGATCGCAATCCCGATGTATTTCATCCTGATGGCCATAGAAATGATTGCGCTCAGATTTCAAAAACATCCTGGTTACAGGATGAACGACGCCATCACCAACATCAACTGCGGCGTGATCTCCCAGGTCACTGGTGTGTTTATCAAAGTGCTTTCCATAGGACTCTATACACTGATCTACCAGCACCTGGCCCTGTTTCAGATCCCCTCGAATGTATGGACATTTCTTCTGCTGTTTCTCCTATATGACTTCTGCTACTACTGGGCACACCGGATGAGCCATGAGATCAATTTGTTTTGGGGAGGACATGTGGTCCACCACTCCAGTGAGGAGTACAATCTCTCGGTGGCACTACGGCAAAGCAGCACACAGACGATGTGGACTTTCTTTTTCTATTTCCCGCTTGCACTTCTGGGTTTTGATCCAATTATGCTGGTGCTGGCCTCTGGCATCAATCTGCTGTATCAGTTTTGGATACATACAGAGGTGATAGGGAGAATGGGGTTTCTGGAAAAATTCATGAACACTCCCTCCCATCACCGGGTCCATCATGGCCGTAATCCAAAGTACATAGACAAGAATCATGGGGGTACATTTATACTTTTCGACAAATGGTTTGGCACCTTTCAGGAAGAGGAAGAAAAGCCTACCTATGGCATTACCACTCCGGTCAAAAGCTGGAATCCAGTATGGGTGAATCTGGCTCACTATGCCAGCATGAAAGAAGAGATGAAGATGATCCCCAACTGGTCTGACCGGGTAAAATACCTTTTCTACAAACCGGGATGGCTGCCCGATTACCTGGGCGGATACAGGGCACCTAAAGAAGTGGAACCGGATTTCCGCAAATTTGACACATTGGTGCCTGCAGCTATGAACTGGTATGTTTTTGCCCAGTATATTCTGGTTCTGGTCCTGACAGGTTTTTTCTTGTTCAAAGTGGAGACTTTCACTTGGTTGCCAAAAGTACTGGTAAGCCTGATCATTATCTGGACTACGGTTAGCTTTTCGGGGATTTTTGAAAAAAGAGCCTGGTATGCGCCTCAGGAGATCGCACGAATAATGGCTTTTGCTGGCGTAGTCTTTTTCTTAGCCCAAACTCTTTTACCTTTGCCGGCTCTGGGGGTAGTTTTGGCTATTTATTGCCTTGCTTCCTTCTTTTGGCTCTGGAAAAACCAGCAGCTTAAATCAGAGTTCCATTCTATTTCCATGTAATTATGCCTAAGAGCCTGTTGTACTTTGCCGCTTTATCCCTATTCATTACGGTTTCCTGTAGTTCCAAAAGAGATACCGGAAGTATGGATATGAAAAGCTGGAAGGCCGATAGATATGGCTGCAAAGGCTTGAGAATCCAGGATCTGGAGGAATTTGAGCGGATCAAGCATACCTTTTTGGGCGTAGATAATCAAGCCTTGATCAAAACATTCGGACGGCCTGACCGGGTAGAATTAGTAGATAAGAGCCAATCGTTTTTTTTCTATTTTCTTGAGCCTAGCGGAGACTGCGAAGGGGTAGAAAGCGAAAAAGAACCCCTAAGAGTTCTTTTTCGGCTAAATGCCATCAGTAAGGTATCTGAGGTGACTGTTACAGACCAGAACCCATAAAACAAAGGGCTGCGGCTCCCAGAGTCCCTGCATTGTTTTCCAGGGTAGCTTTTTTCAAGACCAAGTCTTTGCCATAATATTGGGTAAGGTATTGCTTTATCGTACGGTCCAGCGTAGGCATCATAAATTCCAATCCTGCAGAGATCCCTCCCCCAAAATACACATCCGTCACATCAAGAATCCTGATAGCGGAAACTATTGCTTCGCCTAATATTCTCGCTACCTCCTCAAATACCATCAGGGAAACAGGATTTCCAGCCTTGGCAGTATCCACTAGCAGGTGTGTTCCTAATTCAGCTCCTACCAACTCCCCTGCTTGTTCAGGGTAGGCATCTATAAGCCTTGACATAATATTAAGAATTCCCTGTCTGCCTACCAGTGTTTCAAGTCTGGCAGCGCCTTTTGAAAGCATGTGGCCCATTTCCATGGCATTGCCTCTGGAACCTTTGAACACTTGTCCATCCAGCACCAAAGCACTCCCTATCCCTGTGCCCATGGTGATGAAGAGAAAATTTTGGGAGGGATCATCCTTTCCAAAATAAAATTCACCAATGGCAGCTGCGGCTGCATCATTTTCCAGAAAAAATTCATGTTTAGGGTACTTCTCTTCCAGTTTACCCTTAAGATTGAATCCGTTGAGTGTAGGTATTGCAGGTATTTCCAGCGCTGTTGTCCTGTCTTTGGAGATCATACCCGGCAGACCGATTCCCACATTTTTCACTTGCGGATATTTAGACAGATACTTATCCAGGCCGGCAATAAAAGCCTGCCCAAAACCCTCAGGATGATCGCGGTAAGAAGTGGTATCTTCTTTCACAAAGTCTATAATGTTGCCTTCTCTGTCTACAAGGCCAATCTTCAAGTGAGTTCCCCCCACATCCACTCCAAGGAAATGCGCTTCCTGATTTTGCATAGTATTATTAATAGGTTTACGGTTTCAAAAAAGCAAAAGAAAAGGATTACTTCCTATAATCCTTCCCAATCTGCTGGAAAATTTTGAAAACTGCAGGGCAAACAAGGGTATTTTTAAGGGAAAGTTCCAAAATACCGTGCATTTTTTTACGGTTGGTGTGCGGATACTCCCTGCAGGCCTTAGGTCTGTCTTCATATACCAGGCACTTGTTGTCGGCACCCAAAAAAGTACAAGGGGCAGCGTTCAGCACAAAATCACCTTCCTCATCTCTATGCAGGTATTCGTCGATGAAAGCACTGCTTTTCATACGGAACACTTTCGCCAGACGGTCAATATCCGTGTTGAGGAAGATCGGGCTCGTCGTTTTGCAGCAATTTGCGCAGTCCAAGCAATCTATTCCTTCAAACGCCTCTTCATGAAGCTTTTCAAATTTCTCATCCAAGACTTTAGGCTTGACTTTACGGAGTTTAGCCTTTAATTTTTGATGAGAAGAATATTCCGATTTGCTCTCTTTTATGAAATTTTCAAGATTGATTTCCAAGGTTCTTAGAAGTACTGTTTTAAGTTATTGATAGAGGGAAGACGGAAGACCGAAGACGGGAGACGGGAGACCGGTGTCAGATTTAGGATGTTAGATGTTGGATGTAGGATGTTTGTCATTCTTCACTTTATTTAAATCTTGGTTCCTGCCTACGGCAGGCAAGCTTGATTCTTGGAGCTTGATTCTTGGAGCTTGGTTCTCCCCTCTTCCCGGCAAGCTTGAATCTTGGTTTCCAAATTCTAGCATCAATTCTTTTATAAACTATAGATTTTCAGTATATTAATAAGTAAATTAACCCAAAAAGCTATGAAAACTCACCCTTCAGAATTGTATTTCTATCATTCTCCTTCCCAGGTGGTGGACAAGCAAACGTTAGCTTATGCCAAATCGGTGTCTCAGTTTGTCAATACTATTGACCTAAGTAAAGAAAAGCTTACCCCCACCCAATGGAACAGTCTTTTGCTCAAATTGAAT from Algoriphagus sp. NG3 encodes the following:
- a CDS encoding RNA methyltransferase; translated protein: MGEKSNLEIIDQGWLDYLGQYITDHKKAVMEKVLAHRTRFLTVVLEDIFKPHNASAVLRTCDCFGIQDVHVIEKVNRYKINPYVTRGASQWVDLHKYYTPGGSAVQDCFSSLRKNGYKIYGTSPLPGSVSICDLEPDQKLALVFGNEHEGISQEVKENVDGLVHIPMLGFTESFNISVAASISLYELVKKSNNYNHPDFYLTEEDKQILRMKWYRSVVNRADLHEKAYLGHAEKRQ
- a CDS encoding DNA gyrase/topoisomerase IV subunit A, whose amino-acid sequence is MSEENNLPENDDESLHTSVPVTGMYKEWFLDYASYVILERAVPAVEDGLKPVQRRILHAMKEMDDGRFNKVANIIGQSMQFHPHGDASIGDAIVNLGQKDLLIETQGNWGDVRTGDRAAAARYIEARLSKFALEVLFNAQTTEWQLSYDGRKREPVTLPVKFPLLLAQGVEGIAVGLSTKILPHNFCELILASIEILKGNKTNVLPDFITGGLADFSEYNEGLRGGKVKVRARIEEEDSKTLLIKDIPYGTTTDSLIDSILKANDKGKIKIKKVVDNTAKDVEIAIQLAPGVSPDVTIDALYAFTDCEVSISPNACVIIKDTPIFLTVNEILEYNTKQTRALLKRELEIRKGELMEKLLFSSLEKIFIENRIYRDIEECTTWDDVLKAIDEGLDPYKPDFYREITTDDLVRLTEIKIKRISKFDTFKADELMKRLQDELKEVNHHLRHLTDYAIAYYQNLLTKYGKGRERKTEIRTFDAIQANAVAATNAKLYVNRADGFVGYSLKKDEFVCDCSDLDDIIVIRRDGVCMVSKIQEKNFMGKDILHVAVFRKGDERMVYNLIYLDGATGRAMVKRFQVLAVTRDKEYLLTKGSKGSKALYLTANPNGEAEIITVYLTQGAKARVKVFDFDFATIEIKGRGAGGNILTRHPIRKIQLKMEGVSTLGGLDIYYDSIVGRLNTDERGKLIGNFLGDDRVLVCYKSGDYELTTFELTNRYDVDNVLLIEKFNPDKVLSAIYFDGASKTYYIKRFQIETTTLNKNFNFISDHKQSYLKLISTEKQPQARVTLVKGKEEEVMEYDLDMLIDIKGWKALGNKLSTYQVKDLSLIESKKSEPSKDQDAEGDEKESDDDLEIGSTIDLSVNKDEEDQLGLF
- a CDS encoding DNA topoisomerase IV subunit B, whose protein sequence is MAGEVKYTEDSIKSLDWREHIRLRPGMYIGKLGDGSAQDDGIYVLVKEVLDNSIDEHMMGYGRTIDVKISEHKVEVRDYGRGIPLGKVIDCVSKINTGGKYDSGAFQKSVGLNGVGTKAVNALSDFFKVQAYRNGETKVAEFEKGILVSDPPVSKSSDRNGTKVVFSPDGGIFKNYHFIPEYLENQIWNYAYLNAGLTINYNGKKYFSDRGLYDLLSNKIDEETQRYPIIHLKGNDIEVAITHSNQYGEEYYSFVNGQYTTQGGTHLAAFREAVVRTVREFFKKDYDASDIRQSVVAAVSIRVQEPVFESQTKTKLGSQSVGPDGPTVRTFINDFLKTELDNYLHKNPAVADALLKRILQSERERKEISGIKKLANERAKKANLHNKKLRDCRVHYDDPKAKEDVKANTMLFLTEGDSASGSITKSRDVQTQAVFSLRGKPLNCFGMTKKVVYENEEFNLLQHALNIEDGIENLRYRKIVIATDADVDGMHIRLLIMTYFLQFFPDLVKNGHLFILETPLFRVRNKKETIYCYTDEERQRAIHKLGNKPEITRFKGLGEISPEEFGGFIGEDIRLEPIILNKETKIGDLLTFYMGKNTPNRQNFIIKNLKIEKDLALEDPKKEEAVEEEDEAA
- a CDS encoding DNA topoisomerase IV, with protein sequence MYYRFGKAFYFLSVAFFIFLLLYFYSAMPEQVGYSFDENGLSRDRLSKSSLFYGMIALFIVMNVILLLPPKLLETGNHKGLTRIFPKGDTYRDYYLAWFYSFGGMLNMSLAMLVFYTHAINNQEEIAASQYTFFFYLFPALFVVWVIGLFAILAGKFKQVKNKS
- a CDS encoding sterol desaturase family protein, which produces MNLSPVVIAIPMYFILMAIEMIALRFQKHPGYRMNDAITNINCGVISQVTGVFIKVLSIGLYTLIYQHLALFQIPSNVWTFLLLFLLYDFCYYWAHRMSHEINLFWGGHVVHHSSEEYNLSVALRQSSTQTMWTFFFYFPLALLGFDPIMLVLASGINLLYQFWIHTEVIGRMGFLEKFMNTPSHHRVHHGRNPKYIDKNHGGTFILFDKWFGTFQEEEEKPTYGITTPVKSWNPVWVNLAHYASMKEEMKMIPNWSDRVKYLFYKPGWLPDYLGGYRAPKEVEPDFRKFDTLVPAAMNWYVFAQYILVLVLTGFFLFKVETFTWLPKVLVSLIIIWTTVSFSGIFEKRAWYAPQEIARIMAFAGVVFFLAQTLLPLPALGVVLAIYCLASFFWLWKNQQLKSEFHSISM
- a CDS encoding ROK family protein encodes the protein MQNQEAHFLGVDVGGTHLKIGLVDREGNIIDFVKEDTTSYRDHPEGFGQAFIAGLDKYLSKYPQVKNVGIGLPGMISKDRTTALEIPAIPTLNGFNLKGKLEEKYPKHEFFLENDAAAAAIGEFYFGKDDPSQNFLFITMGTGIGSALVLDGQVFKGSRGNAMEMGHMLSKGAARLETLVGRQGILNIMSRLIDAYPEQAGELVGAELGTHLLVDTAKAGNPVSLMVFEEVARILGEAIVSAIRILDVTDVYFGGGISAGLEFMMPTLDRTIKQYLTQYYGKDLVLKKATLENNAGTLGAAALCFMGSGL
- a CDS encoding YkgJ family cysteine cluster protein, with product MNLENFIKESKSEYSSHQKLKAKLRKVKPKVLDEKFEKLHEEAFEGIDCLDCANCCKTTSPIFLNTDIDRLAKVFRMKSSAFIDEYLHRDEEGDFVLNAAPCTFLGADNKCLVYEDRPKACREYPHTNRKKMHGILELSLKNTLVCPAVFKIFQQIGKDYRK